Part of the Mangifera indica cultivar Alphonso chromosome 4, CATAS_Mindica_2.1, whole genome shotgun sequence genome, GATGATCTGGAAAAGAGCTGTTGCAGAAAATGAACAGGTTAAAATGGTAACTGACGGAAAAAAATCCCTATCTATTCTAGGCCTTGAGGCCTAAATTCATTCGAAATAAAGCAAAGGGCAGATGTGATTTTCCAAATTCTCAGTCCATTTCCACTTGAACTTCATATCCTAAACCAGTTTCAATGCAACATGATTTTCACTTCATTAGATGAAAATGTgcaatatgataatattcacACTCAATTCtacaaataaaactaataacaGATAGCAGACACCCTAacttttatctaaaaattcattgttttgaaataaaattgtcatattaCACTAAACATGTTTTCCCACATTGCGCTTGCAGCTTGGTTCGTAATTAAAGTTGAATCTAGCTTGAGGGTGTTGTTGGTTGACTCGATGATCATGCAAGCTTTCAACTTCACttgagtaaaatatcaataaacccttaaaaagtttcaaatcttgatctaaaattttattctctaattttgaatataaaaaacaattgataaatatataaattatgagatttaaatcaattgtttaaaaattaaagggtTTATGTGTAAAGAAACTCGACACGCTTAAGTTTTGCCTTTATCTTATCAAGCTAAACTGTAACCAAACAATTCTTGGTTCGACACAACTCAATCACACCCATAAAAATACCAAGACTCAAGCAAAGAAACTTATCCTTAATGTgtatgacatatataaataaaattatgtgtacccacttttagtataaaattcatatacacaaattatgtgttattatgcgatttaatgattttaaattaaagacaaaacaacgttcaatcatataatgactcattatctgtgtacacaaattgtatacaaaaaatagatatatataacattgctccaCATATATATACCATAGAGATATTAgtctaaaacaaacacaaatatGGGGAAGTGACTTACATGATCCAATGACGACAAATACGAAGAAACCAAGCAGAACAGGGCCAACAGGATAATCCTTGCCCTTTTTAGTGGTGGTTTCGGGCACGGCGCCTCTCTTTGTAATGTTCTTCTCAAATTTGTCTACCTTCCTAACAGCTAGACGCTTTGATGTTGTCTACAAAAACACCAGAACAGGATTCAGTTCCATTACAAGAACAAATTACAATTAGACAACATAAACCAATTCCAAATCTATTACCTCCAatgcaaataaaatttcattcataatttttttaatataaagcaAAGGTCGCATGCAACTAATAATATTGTCATCAAATCTAAAAGACAAGTATGTATGATTATCGGAttatgatgataaattattgttataaaaataattaattatatgataatcaatTCTTGCATAATCCAATAACAAACACACTtgattattttagttaaaatgtTCTATATTTTAGATGTTGgattataaatgtaaaaattcatttccattaattaataaatgctGAAACTTTCCTATTACTACGATTTAGTTAAGAAGTTATCGAAGCCAAACCCTAGACCATGAGAGTAAGTCAGAGACGAGAAAGagcaaatgaaagaaaagaagaatctggaagaacaagaaaaatgtTTTACTAGAGAATGAATAGCATGAGTACAATCCAAATATTTGCACGGGTTTTTATAGTCAAGGGGCACAATTACACTTTGCCCCTTTGCCATTTACAAAAGACAGCAAAGCATAGAAATATTACAAATTCGCATCAAGGCACAGGCACATTACAGAAATAGCATTTTCACCCTTACATGACAACAATAAAGAAAGCTCCTCTTTCggattatgatttaaataatctaaaaatgcgattataattttgaagttaagaCAATAATCCCATAATCTGTACAGGCACGATAGATCTACCGAAATTGCTGAAAAAGTTATGTTTCTGCGTTTCATCACAATAACACATCAtcgaaatttgaaaattatgagaaaaattattttaatttcagaataaaaagaactaaatcaatttgtttCGGACCTATGAACCAGatgaaaaaaatgcaaaaaaaaaaaaaacagatatatacAGATCAGATCAGCAATAAAAAAGAACAGAACAAAAACAGATAAACGGCGGCGAATAATTACCATGATTGAAGGGAGATTTGATGCCGGAAAAGGCTGTAGCAAGAAAGAAAGCGTGAGAGATTTGCAGGCGAAGCCTTCTCTTAACCCTTCCGGCTACTCGACTGCGATGGATCCTACGACTCGCTCCCTCTTCTTCTGCCTCGTGAAATTgctttatatctaaaatagcTCAAGTTAAAGATTGATAGCGTGCCCGAGCGTCGCGTCACAGCCTTCGTTGTGATTGGCCTTACCACGTAATCGGTACACTCGTCATAAATATATTGGTGAATTCGTGCAGAAACAAAATTACCAATTAGTTTgttatcaatattaaaaaattacatataatcaatattatctGAAAGATGATGTGAAATAAATTACGAGAATTACTGTAAATACAAATAAAGGGCACAATTTTACgtcaaaaataatgatatat contains:
- the LOC123212938 gene encoding stress-associated endoplasmic reticulum protein 2, which gives rise to MTTSKRLAVRKVDKFEKNITKRGAVPETTTKKGKDYPVGPVLLGFFVFVVIGSSLFQIIRTATSGGMA